TCCTGCCCTGGACCAGAATCCGGTCGCCAGCTGAGGCCCCGATCTCCACGTTCCGGAATAGCCAGCCCTGCTCGAACCGGTGGCCGAGCCCAGACGCGTAGAGGATCATGCCCCACCCCACGGGATCAATTCGGCGGAAACGAGCCCGCCATCCCAAACATACCGGCCGATGAACCGCCCATGGGAACCCGTCTGGCGGATATTGCCAGGGCCTTCCAGCACTGTATGGCTGTGTCCACCCAACACCAGATCGATTTGGGGGGCCGCCGCAAGCAGCTTTTGGTCCTGACCATAGCCGATATGCGTCAAGGCGACCAGCAAATCACAATCGGGCCGCAGTTGCTTGGCGGCCTCAACGGCAGCCGGGATCGGCGAACCCCAGACAAACTGGCTTGCCCGCCGCGTCGCCATGGATTCGGTCACCATCGGAACCATCACGCCGAAAACGCCGATCCGGAAACCCCCGGCATCAAGCAGGGTCGGCCCCTGAAAAACCGGCGAACCATCATTCCGGAACCAGTTCGAGCAGAGGATAGGGTGCACCGCCCCCCCGGTTTTGACCCGCACCACAGATTCCAAAACGTGGGATTCGCGGTTGCCCGGCACCGAGGCAGTGATCCCGGCATCAGCCAACATCGGCCACACCGGGTCGGGACCCAATGGGATGGCGAGGTTGCCGGATTTGATGCAATCCCCGCAATCGAAGAATAAGTCTGCCGCTGGGCGGAGCTGCTTCAAAAAATCAAGACGGCCAGCGGTGAGCTTGCCGTGGAGGTCGTTGGTGTGGAGGATGGTGAGGCCCACGGCCCAAGGTTCAGATCTTGCTGGAAATGATGTCCAGGACGACCATCAGGCCGAAAAACGCCCCACCGAGGCCGAGCGTGAACTTGTACATCTGGTCGTCGAAACTCGCCTTGCCTTTGAACGTGGTGCGCACGCCGCCACCGCCGCCCATCGCATCCCCCTTGCCGGTGACAAAAATCAGCAAGGACATGGCCACCGCAACCAAAGCGGCGACTGTGAGCAAGATGTTGTAGACGGTTTGCACGGTTCCAATAACCTCAAGGACGATTTATAAGATTACCTTCCAGTAATCTGGGATCGGGAGGACTCGGAGAACCGCATAGGCCGCCGATGCGGTCAACGAACTGCCCGCCATGGCGTGCAGGATCCCGCTTTGCCAGATCCGCAGGTGGATGGGGGGCGAAGCGTTTTTGGCGGTTTGGTAGTTTTCGAGGAGCTCGCGGCCAGCCCGGATGCCCGCCCGGAGTTGGACTTCGTTCGGTGGTTTGGTCGTGAATGCCGATTGGATAAACGAACCAATCGGGCGCCAGCCGAACAAGGTG
Above is a genomic segment from Armatimonadota bacterium containing:
- a CDS encoding metallophosphoesterase — its product is MGLTILHTNDLHGKLTAGRLDFLKQLRPAADLFFDCGDCIKSGNLAIPLGPDPVWPMLADAGITASVPGNRESHVLESVVRVKTGGAVHPILCSNWFRNDGSPVFQGPTLLDAGGFRIGVFGVMVPMVTESMATRRASQFVWGSPIPAAVEAAKQLRPDCDLLVALTHIGYGQDQKLLAAAPQIDLVLGGHSHTVLEGPGNIRQTGSHGRFIGRYVWDGGLVSAELIPWGGA
- the secG gene encoding preprotein translocase subunit SecG; its protein translation is MQTVYNILLTVAALVAVAMSLLIFVTGKGDAMGGGGGVRTTFKGKASFDDQMYKFTLGLGGAFFGLMVVLDIISSKI